GTCATGCTATCCTTGCCACCGCTTAGGGCGAGTAAAATTTTATCGCCCTCTTCAAACATCTTGTATTTCGCATTCGTCTGACCGACTATGCGAAGGAGCTTTTTGCTAAGCTCTATCATAACTCCTCAATCATAGAGAGGATGAAATCAGCACTTATATTAGCAGAGCTTTGTAAAAATTCGTCAAAATCAAACTCCGCTCCACCTCCAGCCTCATCACTTATGGCTCTTAAAATAAAAAATGGCACATTTAAGCTCTCACATACTAGGGCTACACTGGCACCTTCCATCTCTGTAGCATCGGCTTTGAATGTATTTTTTATCCAATCTTTTTTACTTTGTTCACAAATAAACTGATCTCCGGTAGCTATAATTCCGCTTTTTAAATTTATTCCCTTTTGTTTAGCAATTTTAGTAGCCAGGACATTTAAATTTCCATCGCTTTTCATAAATATACTTGTACCTGGCACAAATCCATGCGGATGACCAAACGCTGTAATGTCAAGATCATGCTGCACCAATGATTCGGCATACAACATGTCTTTAATTTTTAAATTTTCATTTAAAGCGCCGGCAACACCTGTAAAAAGTAGTTTTTGAGCCTTAAATTTTTCAATCATTATTGTAGCCGTCAGGGCGGCATTTACTTTACCTATTTTTGAATATGCTATTACAAGCTCTTTATCTTTAAATTTCGCCAAATAAAAGACATTATTCGCATAACGTATCTCTTCATAATCTTTTAAAGCGTCCAAAAGCGGAGTGATCTCTTCAGGCATCGCACCTAAAATCGCTATCATTTACCCTCCAAAAATACTAAAAATTCATCCAAGCTCTTAATATCCGTTATAGAATAGGTCGGTTTATCAGTGATCTTTTTATTGATCCCTTTTAGCACGCTTGAACCAAATTCTACAAAAATATCAATTTCACTTTGTGAATTTTGAATACTTTGTTTATATAAAACAGGTTTTACAAGCTGATCTTTTAATAAATTTAAAGCCTCATTCTTGCTACTATATGGTTTAGCAGTTGCGTTAGATATAACACTTTTAAATTTATCTTTTAATGTCGCCTCAAGATGGCTAACAAGACCTATGCTTGCACTACTAAGAATAGGGCAATGGCTGGCAACAGACATATTTAAAAGCATAGCCCTCTTTGCCCCAG
This Campylobacter sp. RM16192 DNA region includes the following protein-coding sequences:
- a CDS encoding 5'-methylthioadenosine/adenosylhomocysteine nucleosidase is translated as MIAILGAMPEEITPLLDALKDYEEIRYANNVFYLAKFKDKELVIAYSKIGKVNAALTATIMIEKFKAQKLLFTGVAGALNENLKIKDMLYAESLVQHDLDITAFGHPHGFVPGTSIFMKSDGNLNVLATKIAKQKGINLKSGIIATGDQFICEQSKKDWIKNTFKADATEMEGASVALVCESLNVPFFILRAISDEAGGGAEFDFDEFLQSSANISADFILSMIEEL